From the Streptomyces sp. NBC_00390 genome, the window CGTGGTCCGCAGCCTTCCCTCCCGGCGTGATCGCAGCCGCCTGCGCACGTGCCTGCTGCCCTGATGGCACCGGTGTGCCTCCTTCTCGTGACGCTCGTGTTCAACATAGCTCACTCACCGTGGCCGCCCCCATGAACGTCGGCTCGCGCGAAACCGCCCGGCACGGTCGCCCGCTCGGCCGCCGGGCGAAAGGATGCGCTGCGCGGCAGCCGGGGAGCATGCTGGCAGTGTGACCTGGTTCGGCGCGGCCCGGCGCACGCCACACGACGCTGCCGGTGCTGTGGCGGCGGCGGCAGACGGGGGGAGCACCCGTGCCCGATGAAGTGGCCCTTGCGATCGCGCAGGCCGAGGTGGCCGCGATCGAAGCCGTCGGGGGCTTCGCCGGCGGAGTGTACATGCGCTCCAGCACACCGGGGCTGCTGCGGCTGGCGGTGGTCGCCGGGCTCCCCACCCAGCTGTTCCGTCCCTGGACGCGTATGCATGTGAACCGCCCGTTCCCGTTGTCCGACGTGTACCGCTCGGGCCAGCCCGTGTTCCTCGGCGATGCCGAGGAGTCCATGCGCCGCTACCCGCAGCTGATGGCGGGTCTGCCCTTCCCCTTCGGGTCGCTGTACGTGCCGATCATCAGCGAGCACGAGAAGTTCGGTGTGATGGCCGTGCTGCGGCCTGCCACCCCCGGCGTGCCGATCGACAAGGCCGACCGTGCCCAGATGATCGGCACAGGGAAGGGGCTCGGCGCGATGCTGACTGCCATCGGCGAGAAGGGTTCCCGGGTCGAGTGGGACGGGGAGGCGGTGGCCGTCACACTGCCCGTGCGCACGGCGCCTCCGGTACAGGTCGGCCGCTTCGACTGGAACATCGACACCGGCGCCGTGCGCGCCGACGAGGGGCTGTGCGCGATTCTCGGCATGGACCCCGCCGAATTCCCCGGCACCGTCTGGGCCTTGGCGGAGCGCCTGGCACCCGAGGACGCGTACGGCCTCTGGGCGATCGCCCGGCAGGCGGCCGAGTCGGACCGGCCGGTGTCCCGCAGAATGCGTCTGAACGGGCCGGACGGGCGACCGCATGTGCTCGAGGTGTCCGGCCGCCGCGTCGACCCGCCCGCCGGGGCAGAGGGCATCCGGCTGACCGGGCTCCTGGTCGACCTCGGCACGACGCCCGTGGTCTCCCAGGCAGCGGACCGGCTTCCGCAGGGCGTCTTCACTCTCGACCGTCTCGGACGGATCACCTACGTCAACCGCAATGCCGAGAAACTGCTCGGGCATGCCCGCGACGAACTGGTCGGACGGGTGCTGTGGGACGCGCTGCCGTGGCTGGGCCAGGCCGGCCACGACGACCACTACCGGGCGGCGTTGATGACGAGGGACCCCGTGCGCTTCCAGACCAGGACGCCGAGCGGGACGTGGCTGTCGGCCTCCCTCCACTCGGGGCGTGAGGGACTCACCGTCGAGCTCGAAGGACAGGAACCGCCCGCGTACACCCCGGAGTCGGTCATCGTGCCCGGCCTCGGTCTCGGGTCCACGGCCGACCGGGCGGTGGCGCTGTACCGGCCGGTCGCCCTCGCCATCGCGCTCACCGAGGCAGTGACAGCACGTCAGGTCTCCGCCGTGGTCACGGAGGAGCTGCTGCCGGCGTTCGGCGGCCGCCAGCTCGCGATCTACCTCCTGAACGAGCGGCATCTCTATCTGGCGTGGGAGACCGGCTTCCCCCGCGGCTTCCTCGACCGCTTCGACGGCGTTTCCATGGAGGCCCAGCTGCCGGGCGTCGAGACGCTCACCAGCGGCCGGCCGATCTTCTTCGAGTCCATGCAGCGGCTCGCCGACGCGTATCCGGGCATCCCCCTGGACGCCAGCGTCGGTGCCCGGGCGTTCCTGCCGCTGATCGCCTCCGGCAGGCCGGTCGGTTCCTGCATCCTCGGCTTCGACCATCCCCGGGGCTTCAGCCCCGAGGAGCGCACGGTCCTCACCGCGCTCGCCGGACTCATCGCCCAGGCCCTGGAGCGGGCCCAGCGCTACGACAGCGAAGCCGCCCTCGCCCGCGGCCTGCAGAACGCGCTGCTGCCCCACCGGCTGCCCGTGGTCGAGCACTTCGACACCGTCGGACGGTATCTGCCCGGCACCCAGGGCATGGAGGTCGGCGGGGACTGGTACGACGTCATCGAGACCGGCCGCGGACTCGCCCTGGTCATCGGCGACGTACAGGGACACGGTGTCGCCGCCGCCGCCACCATGGGCCAACTGCGCAGCGCCGTCCGGGCGTTCGCGCTCAGCGGCTTCGAGCCGAGGGAAGTGATGAGCGGCACCAACCGGCTGCTCATCGACCTCGACCCGGGCCAGTTCGCGAGCTGCTGCTATGTCACCCTCGACCCCGGAACCGGCCTCGCCCAAGCGGTGCGGGCCGGTCATCTGCAGCCGCTGCTGCGCCATCCCGACGGCAGAACCGAGGTGCTGAACCTGGCCGGCGGCGTGGTCCTCGGCGTCGACGGAATGGCCAGCTACCCCATCGCCGAGCTGCAGCTCGAGCCAGGTGCGCTGCTCGCGCTGTACACCGACGGACTGGTCGAGCAACCGGGCGCCGACATCGATCTCGGCATCGAGCGGCTGCGCGGCGCCCTCGCGGACATGAGCACGTACACCCTCGCGGAGACGGCCGACCGCCTGATCAACGAGGCACGCCAGGAGGTCGACCGCCCCGACGACATCGCGCTGCTGCTCGGCGCCCGCTGGCCCCGCAGGGACCCCGGCCACGAGTGAGCGAAGGCCGCATGCCGTCGCGCGGGTTCGGCTTCAGGGCTGTTTCACAGATGCTGAAGGAGCCGGTCGGGAGTGAGGGGCAGTTCCC encodes:
- a CDS encoding SpoIIE family protein phosphatase — its product is MPDEVALAIAQAEVAAIEAVGGFAGGVYMRSSTPGLLRLAVVAGLPTQLFRPWTRMHVNRPFPLSDVYRSGQPVFLGDAEESMRRYPQLMAGLPFPFGSLYVPIISEHEKFGVMAVLRPATPGVPIDKADRAQMIGTGKGLGAMLTAIGEKGSRVEWDGEAVAVTLPVRTAPPVQVGRFDWNIDTGAVRADEGLCAILGMDPAEFPGTVWALAERLAPEDAYGLWAIARQAAESDRPVSRRMRLNGPDGRPHVLEVSGRRVDPPAGAEGIRLTGLLVDLGTTPVVSQAADRLPQGVFTLDRLGRITYVNRNAEKLLGHARDELVGRVLWDALPWLGQAGHDDHYRAALMTRDPVRFQTRTPSGTWLSASLHSGREGLTVELEGQEPPAYTPESVIVPGLGLGSTADRAVALYRPVALAIALTEAVTARQVSAVVTEELLPAFGGRQLAIYLLNERHLYLAWETGFPRGFLDRFDGVSMEAQLPGVETLTSGRPIFFESMQRLADAYPGIPLDASVGARAFLPLIASGRPVGSCILGFDHPRGFSPEERTVLTALAGLIAQALERAQRYDSEAALARGLQNALLPHRLPVVEHFDTVGRYLPGTQGMEVGGDWYDVIETGRGLALVIGDVQGHGVAAAATMGQLRSAVRAFALSGFEPREVMSGTNRLLIDLDPGQFASCCYVTLDPGTGLAQAVRAGHLQPLLRHPDGRTEVLNLAGGVVLGVDGMASYPIAELQLEPGALLALYTDGLVEQPGADIDLGIERLRGALADMSTYTLAETADRLINEARQEVDRPDDIALLLGARWPRRDPGHE